From one Halothece sp. PCC 7418 genomic stretch:
- a CDS encoding dienelactone hydrolase family protein, with protein sequence MSEITTQDLKLDAGDVQIDAHLAQPAAEGTYPGVIVIQEVFGVNSHIKDVTQRFAKEGYIAIAPAIYQRQAPSFAVGYTAEDLEEGRKYKEQTKASELLNDIQSAINYLKSLPQCNGKFGSIGFCFGGHVVYLAATLPDIQATASFYGAGIATETPGGGEPTITRTKDIKGTIYAFFGTEDPLIPLDQVDQIEAELKKQNIPHRVFRYDGADHGFFCDQRASYNPTAAQDAWERVKGLFQETLKQ encoded by the coding sequence ATGTCTGAAATTACAACCCAAGATCTTAAACTTGATGCAGGCGATGTTCAGATTGATGCTCATTTGGCTCAACCTGCTGCTGAAGGCACTTACCCAGGGGTGATTGTGATTCAAGAAGTGTTTGGGGTCAATAGCCATATTAAAGATGTCACCCAACGGTTTGCAAAAGAAGGATACATCGCGATCGCGCCCGCAATTTATCAACGTCAAGCCCCAAGTTTTGCCGTTGGTTATACCGCCGAAGATTTAGAAGAGGGCAGAAAATATAAAGAACAAACCAAAGCCAGCGAACTCCTCAACGATATTCAATCGGCAATTAATTACTTAAAATCTCTTCCGCAATGTAACGGCAAGTTTGGCAGTATTGGCTTCTGTTTTGGGGGTCACGTGGTTTATCTCGCAGCAACCCTTCCCGATATTCAAGCCACAGCTTCCTTCTATGGTGCAGGAATTGCCACAGAAACCCCTGGTGGCGGTGAACCCACTATTACTCGCACCAAGGACATCAAAGGGACAATTTACGCCTTTTTCGGCACAGAAGATCCCCTGATTCCCTTAGACCAAGTGGATCAAATTGAAGCAGAACTTAAAAAACAGAATATTCCCCACCGTGTCTTTCGCTATGATGGAGCCGATCATGGCTTTTTCTGTGATCAACGAGCCAGCTATAACCCCACTGCTGCACAAGATGCCTGGGAACGAGTGAAAGGATTGTTTCAAGAAACTTTGAAACAGTAA
- a CDS encoding RNA-guided endonuclease TnpB family protein, protein MLVREAKLKDGRPEQYQALDEAIRTGQFIRNKCLRLWMDSEKVGKSKMQSFCKDLAQEFPFAKKLNSMARQAHADRAWAAVKRFYENCRHGIKPVGYPKFKKHSRSVEYKTSGWKLSNDGFCLTFSDGFKAGTFSLYCNGKAREDILRSKINRVRVIRRADGYYAQFCLDVERVEEGTYTGEVVGIDLGIKYFIKDQDDNEVIYPQFLRRSEHRLKKLQRRLSRRHQKGKKQSANYHKARQQLGKQHLKVQRQRRDWAIKQAQALVASKDVVVYEDLRVANLVKNHNLAKSISDAAWSQFTGFLDYYGKVWGKAVVAVNPAYTSQDCHNCGHRSKKSLSTRTHKCPSCGIEICRDTNAALNILKKGMEAIGIEWSNNSTQGHWGTASEEGKTGETSTSADEGKPELVSGVAEPVTTFG, encoded by the coding sequence ATGCTAGTTAGAGAAGCCAAACTTAAAGACGGGAGACCAGAACAGTATCAAGCACTTGATGAAGCAATTCGCACAGGACAGTTCATCAGAAATAAGTGCTTGCGATTGTGGATGGATAGTGAAAAGGTAGGAAAGTCTAAAATGCAATCTTTCTGCAAAGACTTAGCCCAAGAATTTCCTTTTGCCAAAAAGCTAAACAGTATGGCTCGACAAGCTCACGCGGATCGTGCTTGGGCTGCGGTTAAACGCTTCTATGAAAACTGTCGTCATGGGATTAAACCCGTCGGCTATCCTAAATTTAAGAAGCATAGCCGTTCGGTTGAATACAAAACTAGTGGCTGGAAACTATCAAATGATGGTTTCTGTCTAACTTTCAGCGATGGCTTCAAAGCGGGAACGTTTTCTCTCTACTGTAATGGTAAGGCAAGGGAAGATATCCTCAGAAGCAAAATTAATCGGGTGAGGGTGATTCGCCGTGCTGACGGCTATTATGCTCAATTTTGCTTAGATGTAGAAAGAGTTGAAGAAGGAACTTATACAGGGGAAGTAGTTGGTATTGATCTTGGTATTAAGTATTTCATCAAAGACCAAGACGATAACGAAGTCATCTATCCTCAGTTCTTAAGAAGGTCTGAACACAGGCTTAAGAAACTTCAACGTCGTTTAAGTAGGAGACACCAAAAAGGCAAGAAGCAGTCAGCTAACTACCATAAGGCACGCCAACAACTCGGAAAACAGCACCTTAAAGTTCAACGCCAACGTAGAGACTGGGCAATCAAGCAAGCTCAGGCGTTAGTGGCCTCGAAAGATGTCGTGGTGTATGAAGATTTAAGGGTTGCTAACTTAGTTAAAAATCATAACTTAGCCAAATCCATTTCTGATGCTGCATGGAGTCAATTCACAGGCTTTCTCGACTACTATGGAAAAGTTTGGGGTAAAGCAGTAGTAGCTGTTAATCCTGCATACACTAGCCAAGATTGTCATAACTGTGGGCATAGAAGCAAGAAATCCTTAAGCACTAGAACGCATAAGTGCCCTAGTTGTGGGATTGAAATCTGTCGAGATACAAACGCAGCATTGAACATCCTAAAAAAAGGGATGGAAGCGATAGGAATAGAATGGTCAAACAACAGTACCCAAGGGCATTGGGGAACTGCCTCGGAAGAGGGAAAGACTGGGGAGACTTCCACCTCTGCTGATGAAGGGAAACCAGAATTAGTAAGTGGTGTCGCTGAGCCAGTAACTACCTTTGGGTAG
- a CDS encoding ABC transporter ATP-binding protein — protein sequence MLFKTPARSNSFPTSNSLTQTSICAQDITMFFKSGREEIPILHGITWEAQRGSIQLLMGPSGSGKTTFLSILAGLLTPTSGQVYLLGQEITKLSRKKRTTFRRQHIGFIFQNFNLFPALTAAENLEIILNLKGIQGKQARYDAQFLLEQVGLDRYANQKPRDLSGGQKQRVAIARALAGNPPLIMADEPTAALDSHSGHRIIELLRRLAKEHHCTVLIVTHDPRIQDVADHITYLEDGILKPSPPQVDS from the coding sequence GTGTTATTTAAAACCCCAGCGCGATCAAATTCATTTCCAACATCCAATTCCTTAACCCAGACTTCCATTTGCGCCCAAGACATTACCATGTTTTTTAAGTCGGGGCGGGAAGAAATCCCCATTCTCCATGGCATTACTTGGGAAGCACAACGCGGGAGCATTCAACTGTTAATGGGGCCCTCGGGTTCGGGAAAAACCACATTCTTGTCTATTTTAGCGGGACTCCTTACCCCCACCAGTGGACAGGTCTATTTACTCGGACAAGAGATTACAAAACTCTCTCGGAAAAAACGCACCACCTTTCGTCGCCAACACATTGGTTTTATCTTTCAAAACTTTAATCTCTTTCCCGCCCTCACGGCTGCGGAAAATTTAGAAATTATTCTCAATCTCAAGGGGATTCAGGGAAAACAAGCCCGCTACGATGCCCAATTTCTGCTCGAACAAGTGGGCTTAGACCGCTATGCCAATCAAAAACCGAGAGACTTATCGGGGGGACAAAAACAGCGAGTTGCCATTGCTCGCGCCCTAGCAGGAAACCCCCCTTTAATTATGGCAGATGAACCCACCGCAGCCCTCGACTCCCACAGTGGACATCGCATTATAGAATTATTGCGCCGTTTAGCGAAAGAACATCATTGCACAGTTTTAATTGTTACCCATGACCCGAGAATTCAAGATGTTGCTGACCACATTACCTATCTCGAAGATGGCATCCTGAAACCCTCTCCTCCTCAAGTAGATTCCTAA
- a CDS encoding FtsX-like permease family protein, with the protein MVSLARKNLLEDIPRFLVAQAGILFAVSLVTLQTGIFSGFSQSTVTLINNSSAALWVTSDSLVQLELTLPLPVSELIKARKVAGVARAEGLLFAGAQWYPPEGEMARSRMVGFSPKGRLYRPPKIREGDLNDLNEPYTVMIDRTDQDSLNVQKVGTEVQMNGISTKVVGLTDGNASMISNPFVLTSLKNATAYLNAGQTSQIQCRLPQGSSELECVNRFEPKSGEEELVTPPSEPRDLVASDIITFILVQPEAGVELSPLKQRLESELNQVSVYTQEELIQKTQTYWQQRTGIGLILGLGTVVGIIVGIVVVSQILYSSVSDHIREFGTLKAMGASAGMIYRVIIEQALWMAVLGYLPAMILCLGLAQWINWNQGTLLLITPVSAIAIFVITIIMCIGSAMFAIQKVNRVDPAIVFKA; encoded by the coding sequence ATGGTTTCTCTCGCTCGTAAAAACCTTCTCGAAGATATCCCCCGTTTTTTAGTTGCCCAAGCTGGAATTTTATTTGCGGTGAGTCTTGTCACTTTGCAAACAGGCATTTTTAGTGGGTTTAGTCAATCCACCGTTACCCTCATTAATAATTCTTCGGCTGCGCTGTGGGTGACATCAGATTCTCTCGTACAGTTAGAATTAACCTTACCCCTCCCTGTTTCTGAACTCATTAAAGCGCGGAAAGTGGCGGGTGTTGCTCGTGCAGAAGGGTTATTGTTTGCGGGGGCGCAATGGTATCCTCCAGAGGGAGAAATGGCGCGATCGCGCATGGTTGGTTTTAGCCCCAAGGGTCGCTTATATCGTCCTCCCAAAATCCGAGAAGGAGATCTCAATGACTTGAATGAACCTTACACCGTCATGATTGACCGCACGGATCAAGACAGTTTAAATGTGCAAAAAGTGGGAACAGAAGTGCAGATGAATGGGATATCAACAAAAGTGGTAGGGTTAACGGACGGGAATGCGTCAATGATTTCTAATCCCTTTGTCTTAACTTCTCTCAAGAATGCAACCGCGTATCTCAATGCAGGACAAACGTCTCAGATTCAGTGTCGCCTACCGCAAGGGTCATCAGAGTTAGAATGTGTCAATCGCTTTGAACCGAAGAGTGGAGAAGAGGAGTTAGTTACGCCTCCCAGTGAACCGAGAGATTTAGTTGCCTCTGATATCATTACGTTTATCTTAGTCCAGCCAGAAGCAGGAGTCGAACTTTCCCCCTTAAAACAACGATTAGAAAGCGAACTCAACCAAGTTTCAGTTTACACTCAGGAAGAACTGATCCAAAAGACCCAAACTTATTGGCAACAACGCACCGGAATCGGTTTAATTTTAGGGTTAGGAACAGTAGTGGGCATTATTGTCGGAATTGTTGTCGTCAGTCAAATTTTGTATTCTTCCGTCTCTGACCATATTCGCGAATTTGGTACATTAAAAGCAATGGGAGCTTCGGCGGGGATGATTTATCGGGTGATTATCGAACAAGCCCTGTGGATGGCAGTTTTAGGCTACTTACCCGCAATGATTTTATGTTTAGGATTAGCGCAGTGGATTAATTGGAATCAAGGGACATTATTATTAATTACACCTGTCAGCGCGATCGCCATTTTTGTGATTACGATTATCATGTGTATAGGTTCAGCCATGTTTGCGATTCAAAAAGTGAACCGTGTTGACCCAGCCATCGTCTTTAAGGCTTGA
- a CDS encoding DUF6851 domain-containing protein translates to MIQLTLDPETQLVTVADPDPSISVVWDQVMQQAVMNTGVGPTVASRAYGMVHTAMYDAWAAYDSSAIATQLEDQLQRPAEENTEANKTEAMSFAGYRVLSELFPSEIPAFTEQMTALGFDPSNTTTNPETPAGIGNLSAEALLDFRDQDGSNQLGNHDQGTLGVPYSDISDYEPVNSPDVMNQMDRWLPERVPIDAEPGSEDRIQSFLTPHWADVEPFALNSGSELRPEPPEPFLLVEGEVNAQEGTITLADGSIVEISKDLIGTVINPAFIEQAEKLVTVNANLTDEEKLIAEFWEDAAGTSFPPGTWMTFGQFVSARDDNSLDEDAKLFFALGNAVFDAGIATWEAKRFYDYVRPVRAIRELGRLGLIGEFNEDLGGFAIEAWQPGEGTQTILATDFLTYQTPGSDPSPPFAEYTSGHSGFSASAATILEEFTGKGEFGASVTFEPGDSRFEPGVTPKEPVTLEWETFREAADEAGVSRIYGGIHFDDGDLNGRTLGTAVGEAVWEETNFLIGGGSSSIFGTSAADMIDVAMDSDFDGHRDLIVTGAGNDIINLSQASFGQNRVYGNRGDDLLIAGQQDQFFAGAGNDTFEGSTSGGDNQIYGGEGNDLFFNGQNDRLFGGTGDDRFFMTETSGNNVITGGSGSDLFSIVNAGFPESPNVITDFTSGVDRLQIAGIPDLEELADLTLVEGDLGTTISIDDRAIAILQNLTASSLSSDDVFFA, encoded by the coding sequence ATGATACAACTGACTTTAGATCCAGAAACGCAATTAGTGACGGTTGCCGACCCTGACCCTTCCATTTCTGTCGTGTGGGATCAGGTGATGCAGCAAGCCGTGATGAATACGGGAGTCGGACCGACCGTTGCGTCTCGTGCTTATGGGATGGTGCATACAGCGATGTATGATGCTTGGGCAGCGTATGATTCCAGCGCGATCGCGACCCAACTCGAAGATCAACTACAACGTCCAGCAGAAGAAAACACTGAGGCAAACAAAACTGAAGCAATGAGTTTTGCTGGCTATCGGGTTTTAAGCGAACTGTTTCCTTCCGAGATTCCTGCTTTTACGGAACAAATGACGGCGTTGGGCTTCGATCCGAGCAATACCACCACTAATCCCGAAACCCCTGCGGGAATTGGTAATCTTTCGGCGGAGGCTCTCTTAGACTTTCGTGATCAGGATGGGTCGAATCAACTGGGAAATCATGACCAGGGGACTCTGGGTGTACCTTACTCAGACATTAGTGATTATGAACCAGTTAACAGCCCAGATGTGATGAATCAAATGGATCGTTGGCTGCCAGAACGAGTTCCCATTGATGCTGAACCGGGAAGTGAAGATCGGATTCAATCATTTTTGACCCCCCATTGGGCAGATGTTGAGCCGTTTGCTCTCAATTCAGGCAGTGAATTACGACCAGAACCGCCAGAACCCTTTTTATTAGTGGAAGGAGAGGTCAATGCCCAAGAGGGGACGATTACTTTGGCTGATGGCTCGATCGTTGAGATTAGCAAAGATCTGATTGGAACCGTGATTAATCCCGCTTTTATTGAACAAGCAGAAAAGTTGGTAACGGTAAATGCGAATCTCACTGATGAAGAGAAACTCATTGCTGAGTTTTGGGAAGATGCAGCAGGAACGTCTTTTCCACCAGGGACTTGGATGACGTTTGGTCAATTTGTGTCCGCCCGAGATGATAATTCTCTGGATGAAGATGCAAAATTGTTCTTTGCTTTGGGAAATGCCGTATTTGATGCGGGAATTGCCACTTGGGAAGCGAAACGATTTTATGATTATGTGCGCCCTGTGCGTGCGATTCGGGAGTTAGGTCGTTTGGGGTTAATTGGTGAGTTTAATGAAGATTTAGGCGGATTCGCCATTGAAGCCTGGCAGCCTGGTGAAGGGACACAGACAATTTTAGCAACGGATTTCTTAACTTACCAAACCCCCGGTAGCGATCCCTCTCCTCCCTTTGCCGAGTACACTTCGGGACATAGTGGCTTTAGTGCCTCTGCTGCTACCATCTTAGAAGAGTTTACAGGAAAGGGTGAGTTTGGAGCGTCTGTGACGTTTGAGCCTGGAGACTCTCGTTTTGAACCTGGGGTAACCCCGAAAGAGCCAGTGACTCTAGAATGGGAGACGTTTCGGGAGGCTGCGGATGAAGCAGGAGTCTCTCGCATCTATGGTGGGATTCACTTTGATGATGGGGATCTTAATGGTCGCACTCTCGGAACAGCAGTGGGTGAAGCCGTTTGGGAAGAAACCAATTTCTTGATCGGTGGCGGGTCAAGTTCCATTTTTGGTACTTCCGCAGCCGATATGATTGACGTGGCAATGGATTCTGATTTTGATGGTCATCGTGATTTAATTGTGACAGGAGCAGGGAATGACATCATTAATCTCAGTCAAGCCAGTTTTGGTCAAAATCGAGTTTACGGGAATCGGGGCGATGATTTGCTGATTGCTGGACAACAGGATCAATTCTTTGCTGGGGCGGGAAACGATACCTTTGAAGGCTCTACCAGTGGTGGCGATAACCAAATTTATGGCGGTGAGGGGAACGATTTATTTTTCAATGGTCAGAATGATCGCCTTTTTGGCGGGACAGGAGATGACCGTTTCTTCATGACAGAAACCAGTGGAAATAATGTGATTACTGGTGGGTCAGGGTCAGATCTGTTCTCGATTGTCAATGCAGGTTTTCCCGAAAGCCCGAATGTGATTACTGATTTTACTAGTGGGGTTGATCGCCTTCAGATTGCAGGAATTCCTGATTTAGAGGAGTTGGCTGATTTGACTTTGGTTGAGGGCGACTTGGGGACGACGATTAGCATTGACGATCGCGCGATCGCCATTCTACAAAACCTCACCGCAAGCAGTCTCAGCAGTGACGACGTTTTCTTTGCCTAG
- the nusB gene encoding transcription antitermination factor NusB yields MKRKQPRRVARELALLSQGQMGKDPEKIAQEELNNIVLAAIRTLTHEVEETLENAAQDLKRGRDRLLSSETRATGMNSAKTMVSDAVDQTQTAINRLGYAIELPEFLYIASLQEVRDYTLQLLTTIVKHRQEIDDAIRESLVDWNFDRLPKIDRSLLRIAVAEMVFLETPVQIAINEAVELGKRYSDEEGYRFINGVLRRVSKKLELPSSRA; encoded by the coding sequence ATGAAACGAAAACAACCGCGTCGAGTCGCTCGTGAACTGGCGCTTTTAAGTCAAGGTCAAATGGGGAAAGACCCCGAGAAAATTGCTCAGGAAGAATTGAATAATATTGTACTGGCTGCGATTCGCACCCTCACTCACGAAGTGGAGGAAACCCTTGAAAATGCAGCCCAAGATTTAAAACGAGGTCGAGACCGTTTACTCAGCAGTGAAACCCGCGCTACGGGAATGAATAGTGCGAAAACCATGGTTTCCGATGCCGTTGACCAGACCCAAACCGCAATTAATCGCCTCGGTTACGCTATTGAATTGCCAGAATTTCTTTATATTGCCAGTTTACAGGAAGTACGAGACTATACGTTACAACTGTTAACCACCATTGTTAAACATCGCCAAGAGATTGATGATGCGATTCGAGAGTCTTTGGTCGATTGGAATTTTGATCGCCTGCCTAAAATTGATCGGTCTCTCTTACGCATTGCAGTGGCAGAAATGGTATTTTTAGAAACTCCTGTCCAAATTGCAATTAATGAAGCAGTGGAGTTAGGAAAACGGTATTCTGATGAGGAAGGGTATCGTTTTATTAATGGTGTCTTGCGTCGCGTGAGTAAAAAATTAGAGTTACCGTCATCTCGCGCTTAA